The Puniceicoccus vermicola genome contains the following window.
CCGATCGGAAACCCGTCTGCGCAAGAAAACCAAAGATAAGGCGGCCAGGCCAAGGATCGTGCTGCTAAAAGCAAACTCAGGCACCTCCGTTACTGAATAGCTTCCCGACACCGTATCCGAATACTGATTTCCCTGACTACTTCCATTACTAATGATGAGATCTTCGATCTCTTCGCCGTTGTAACCGCCGAGAGTACTGTCGGCATAGTAATAGGCATCGTAATCATTTTGATCCGAAGTGATAAATTGAGTTCCTCCCGGGCTCCCCGCAATCGACACCTCCTTCAGCTCCGCGTTGCCGCTTCCATAAACTTCGTAAGTGAGTTGCGCAATGGCTGCAGGAGCCGTCCAACTCAAACTTGAATCGGAATAGGAAAAGCTCACCACGTTGATATCAAAACTTTGAAATCCTGAGCTTTGAGTGTCTACTTGAGAATCATCAAAGATGAAAGACCAACTGCCGGAAAAACTACTGACTCCTTGGTAGCTACTTGATCCGCTATTAAATGTGGCATTGAAATCCCCATCAAAGCGAAGAAAGGCAGCTTGGGCGACAGTCACACTCAAAGAAGTGGCGCCGACGGCAAGAGCGACTCGAAGGAAGTTGGGTGCGAAGATACATGGCATGATCTCAAGATAGCCGCTTGAGAGGGGGCTGTCTATGGGTAGGACTACGAATATTGTGGCGGTCTTCCAGATACGGCGCGTATCTGGCAATGACTCGAGTCCGACAATCGATACCCAGTTTGCTCAAAATTTTTTCGACGTGTTTTTCGACTGTCCGACTAGAGATGTAAAGCTTGCTCGATATTTCTGAGTTACTCATCCCCTGACATAAGTGGCGAAGTGTTTCAAATTCACGCGGGGTAAGGCGCGTTTGCAAAATTTCACATTGGGCCACTACAGCATCTCTAAATTGGCCCGTTTGTCTTTCCAGGGTATGGAGGCGCGCAAGAATATGACCTCTTAGAATCGAGGCTTTCAAATGCTCTTCTTGAGTGAATTCTCGGTTCGAGTGATACATGAGGAGGATGCCTTTCCCCGATTGCACACGAACGTGAATGGCCAGCTGATCTTCGACGGAGACCTGTCGCGCAACTTTTGTGTAGAAAGGCAGCTTCTGGTAGTCTGCCAAGCTTATGTGATCTCGTGTTCGCTCTACCGTCTCCACACAACGGAGTTTACCGCTATTGAAATCAATAAACTGATCGAACAAAGGATGACCCGGAAGGGTCTCATTCAAGATTGGCAACATCTCGTTGATCACCTGATCAAATGCAGGAGAATTGACGACCCTGACCATTCGGAGATTCTCGTCGTGAATATTCCAACTCGCAAAGGTTGCCCCGAGATACTGGCAGAGTCGCTCGAGAAGAAACTCCCGGAAAGTAGCTTCGGTTTCCAGATTATGTAGCTCAACGATGATGCCATTGAGTTCGGCCCACTGTTCATTGCTAAGCATGAGCTGTAAGTAAGCGATTACCGTCTCCGTTCAAGCTTTTCGTCTCCGCATCTTTGCCAAAGATAAGAAAGGTTCTCGATCCGCGCATAGGGAACCAGATATTTTTCGCGAAGCCTCCTGGCGGAGGATACCTTCCAATCCTCGCAGTTACTGGCTCCCTCCAATTCAAAACGACTCTTCCCGCAAAGTCATCCCGCCAATCTTTGAACTCCCGAAACGGCCAACTACTCTTCTTATTTCGGCTCGGCTCTGGAGACGCTCCGGCGGAGAGGCAACGCCATGGGCGCAGCTGAAGCTGCGGCCCTACTTCAGTACCACAGGCTGCTAGCCTGTGCCGCGAACATCGCCCCCACCCTCAATCAATCCGAAAATGGACGCACAACTCTTCGTAAACCGACACGGCTCGGAGGACGCTCCGGCGGAGAGTCAACGCTATGGGCGCAGC
Protein-coding sequences here:
- a CDS encoding helix-turn-helix transcriptional regulator, coding for MLSNEQWAELNGIIVELHNLETEATFREFLLERLCQYLGATFASWNIHDENLRMVRVVNSPAFDQVINEMLPILNETLPGHPLFDQFIDFNSGKLRCVETVERTRDHISLADYQKLPFYTKVARQVSVEDQLAIHVRVQSGKGILLMYHSNREFTQEEHLKASILRGHILARLHTLERQTGQFRDAVVAQCEILQTRLTPREFETLRHLCQGMSNSEISSKLYISSRTVEKHVEKILSKLGIDCRTRVIARYAPYLEDRHNIRSPTHRQPPLKRLS